A single window of Pseudomonas benzenivorans DNA harbors:
- the gcvT gene encoding glycine cleavage system aminomethyltransferase GcvT: MGQRTALYDLHLALGAKMVDFGGWDMPLHYGSQVEEHHQVRRDCGVFDVSHMTVVDVHGEQAKAYLQHLLANDVERLQLPGKALYSAMLNEQGGVVDDLIVYLAGAADGQPAYRLVVNAATRDKDLAWMRQQSSGFAVELQERPELALLAIQGPQARAKACELVTQARAALIHELKPFQGLAEGDWFIARTGYTGEDGLEIMLPAEQAVAFFNDLVGAGISPIGLGARDTLRLEAGMNLYGQDMDDSVSPLAANMAWSIAWEPAARRFVGRATLETQRAAGNQAKLVGLVLEERGVLRAHQVVRVEGLGEGEITSGSFSPTLNKSIALARVPAATAERAEVEIRGKWYPVRVVQPTFVRHGKALI; the protein is encoded by the coding sequence ATGGGACAGCGCACAGCTCTTTACGACCTGCACCTCGCCTTGGGGGCCAAGATGGTCGACTTCGGCGGCTGGGACATGCCGCTGCACTACGGTTCGCAAGTCGAGGAGCACCACCAGGTACGCCGCGACTGCGGCGTCTTCGACGTGTCCCACATGACCGTGGTGGATGTCCATGGCGAGCAGGCCAAGGCCTACCTGCAACACCTGCTGGCCAACGATGTCGAGCGCCTGCAGCTGCCGGGCAAGGCGCTCTACAGCGCCATGCTCAACGAGCAGGGCGGGGTGGTCGACGACCTGATCGTCTACCTTGCCGGCGCTGCCGATGGCCAGCCGGCCTACCGCCTGGTGGTCAACGCCGCGACCCGCGACAAGGACCTGGCCTGGATGCGTCAGCAGAGCAGTGGTTTCGCCGTCGAGCTGCAGGAGCGTCCCGAGCTGGCCCTGCTGGCCATCCAGGGCCCCCAGGCGCGGGCCAAGGCCTGCGAGCTGGTGACCCAGGCCCGCGCCGCCCTGATTCACGAACTCAAGCCCTTCCAGGGCCTGGCCGAGGGCGACTGGTTTATCGCCCGCACCGGTTACACCGGTGAGGACGGTCTGGAGATCATGCTGCCGGCCGAACAGGCGGTGGCGTTCTTCAACGACCTGGTCGGCGCCGGCATCTCGCCGATCGGCCTGGGCGCGCGCGACACCCTGCGCCTGGAAGCGGGCATGAACCTGTACGGTCAGGACATGGACGACAGCGTCTCGCCACTGGCCGCCAACATGGCCTGGAGCATCGCCTGGGAGCCGGCCGCGCGCCGCTTCGTCGGTCGCGCTACCCTGGAAACCCAGCGTGCAGCCGGCAACCAGGCCAAGCTGGTTGGTCTGGTGCTGGAGGAGCGCGGCGTGCTGCGCGCCCACCAGGTGGTGCGGGTCGAGGGTCTGGGCGAAGGCGAAATCACCAGCGGCAGCTTCTCGCCGACCCTGAACAAGTCCATCGCCCTGGCCCGGGTGCCCGCGGCCACGGCGGAGCGCGCCGAGGTGGAGATCCGCGGCAAGTGGTACCCGGTGCGGGTGGTCCAGCCGACCTTCGTGCGCCATGGCAAGGCCTTGATCTAG
- a CDS encoding ABC transporter permease encodes MAHPAQRRWYPIAFAAALLVLLPLSVLLFSWHEVDRQIWAHLWQTQLLRLVGNTLVLVLGVGVGVTLLGVSLAWLTSLCEFPGRRWLDWALMLPFAIPAYVLAFVFVGLLDFAGPLQTQLREWFGSGLRLPPVRSTGGVIVVLVLVFYPYVYLLARNAFLAQGKGLMEAARVLGLSPWRAFWRVALPVARPAIGAGLALAVMETLADFGAVSVFNFDTFTTAIYKTWYSFYSLTSATQLASLLLFAVMLALYGERRARGAVRPSNERPRGKALYHLKGGQALLASAWCGLVFACAFVIPMLQLLVWFWQRGRFDLDERYSALILHTLYLGGLAALITVSVALLLAFSRRLAPTRLMRSTVGLANLGYALPGSVLAVAIMLAFSYLDRHLVIPLSSWLGGDPQPLLLGSLSALLLAYLIRFMAVAYGPLENSLARIRPSLPEASRSLGVGGVGLFLRVYLPLLVPGALSAALLVFVDVLKEMPATLLMRPFGWDTLSVRVFEMTSEGEWARAALPALTLVLVGLLPVILLIRRSARRIG; translated from the coding sequence GTGGCCCACCCTGCCCAGCGTCGCTGGTACCCCATCGCCTTTGCCGCCGCACTGCTGGTGCTGCTGCCACTGAGCGTGCTGCTGTTCAGCTGGCACGAAGTGGACCGGCAGATCTGGGCTCACCTGTGGCAGACCCAGTTGCTGCGTCTGGTCGGCAACACCCTGGTGCTGGTGCTGGGGGTGGGTGTCGGCGTGACCCTGCTCGGGGTCAGTCTGGCCTGGCTGACCAGTCTCTGCGAGTTCCCCGGACGGCGCTGGCTGGACTGGGCGCTGATGCTGCCGTTCGCCATTCCCGCCTATGTGCTGGCTTTCGTTTTCGTCGGCCTGCTGGATTTCGCCGGGCCGCTGCAGACGCAGCTGCGTGAGTGGTTCGGCAGCGGCCTGCGCCTGCCGCCGGTGCGCTCCACCGGCGGGGTGATCGTTGTTCTGGTCCTGGTGTTCTACCCCTACGTCTACCTGCTGGCGCGCAATGCCTTCCTGGCCCAGGGCAAGGGTCTGATGGAGGCGGCGCGGGTGCTGGGCCTGAGCCCCTGGCGGGCGTTCTGGCGGGTGGCTCTGCCGGTGGCGCGGCCGGCTATCGGTGCCGGCCTGGCCCTGGCGGTCATGGAGACCCTGGCCGACTTCGGCGCCGTGTCGGTGTTCAACTTCGACACCTTCACCACCGCCATCTACAAGACCTGGTACAGCTTCTACAGCCTGACCAGCGCCACCCAGCTGGCCAGCCTGCTGCTGTTCGCGGTGATGCTCGCGCTGTACGGCGAGCGCCGCGCCCGCGGTGCGGTGCGGCCGAGCAACGAGCGGCCGCGGGGCAAGGCGCTGTACCACCTCAAGGGCGGCCAGGCGTTGCTGGCCAGCGCCTGGTGCGGGCTGGTCTTCGCCTGCGCCTTCGTCATCCCGATGCTGCAGCTACTGGTGTGGTTCTGGCAGCGCGGGCGTTTCGATCTGGACGAGCGCTACAGTGCGCTGATCCTGCACACCCTCTACCTGGGCGGTTTGGCCGCCCTGATCACCGTCAGCGTGGCGCTGTTGCTGGCGTTTTCCCGGCGCCTGGCGCCGACCCGATTGATGCGTTCGACGGTCGGCCTGGCCAATCTCGGTTATGCCCTGCCCGGTTCGGTGCTGGCGGTGGCGATCATGCTGGCCTTCAGCTATCTGGACCGCCACCTGGTGATACCGCTGTCCAGCTGGCTCGGCGGTGACCCTCAGCCGCTGCTGCTGGGCAGCCTGTCGGCGCTGCTGCTGGCCTACCTGATCCGCTTCATGGCGGTGGCCTATGGGCCGCTGGAGAACAGCCTGGCGCGGATCCGCCCGTCGTTGCCGGAGGCCTCGCGCAGCCTCGGTGTGGGTGGCGTCGGCCTGTTCCTGCGGGTCTACCTGCCGCTGCTGGTCCCCGGCGCCCTGTCGGCGGCGCTGCTGGTGTTCGTCGATGTGCTCAAGGAGATGCCGGCGACCCTGCTGATGCGCCCGTTCGGCTGGGACACCCTGTCGGTGCGGGTGTTCGAGATGACCAGCGAAGGCGAGTGGGCGCGTGCCGCCCTGCCGGCCCTGACCCTGGTGCTGGTCGGCCTGCTGCCGGTGATTCTGCTGATTCGTCGCTCCGCACGGCGCATCGGCTAG
- a CDS encoding extracellular solute-binding protein yields MQVSKRLFAALTLTALAGAVQAADEVVVYSARIDELIKPVFDAYTAKTGVPVKFITDKEAPLLARLKAEGENTPADMLITVDAGNLWQAEQEGVLKPVQSTVIEQNIPSQYRSSTNSWTGLSLRARTVVYSTERVKDGELSTYEALADENWEGRLCLRTSKKVYNQSLTSTLIENHGAEKTEALIKGWVGNLATDVFSDDTALIKAIDAGQCDVGIVNSYYFVRLHKQQPDIKAKLFWPNQDGRGVHVNLSGAGVTKHAPHPEAAQKLLEWMTTEEAQSMFARLNQEFPANPKIAPSEEVAAWGSFKADSVPVEVAGKRQAEATMLMDRAGWN; encoded by the coding sequence ATGCAGGTAAGCAAGCGTTTGTTCGCCGCCCTCACCCTCACCGCGCTGGCCGGCGCCGTGCAGGCCGCTGACGAAGTGGTGGTTTACTCCGCGCGTATCGACGAGCTGATCAAGCCGGTGTTCGACGCCTATACCGCCAAGACCGGTGTGCCGGTGAAGTTCATCACCGACAAGGAAGCGCCGCTGCTGGCACGCCTCAAGGCCGAGGGCGAGAACACCCCGGCCGACATGTTGATCACCGTGGATGCCGGCAACCTCTGGCAGGCCGAGCAGGAAGGCGTGCTCAAGCCGGTGCAGTCGACCGTCATCGAGCAGAACATCCCGTCGCAGTACCGCTCCAGCACCAACAGCTGGACCGGCCTGTCGCTGCGTGCGCGGACCGTCGTCTACTCCACCGAGCGGGTCAAGGACGGTGAGCTGAGCACCTACGAGGCCCTGGCCGACGAGAACTGGGAAGGCCGCTTGTGCCTGCGCACCAGCAAGAAGGTGTACAACCAGTCGCTGACCTCCACCCTGATCGAAAACCATGGCGCCGAAAAGACCGAAGCGCTGATCAAGGGCTGGGTGGGCAACCTGGCCACCGACGTGTTCTCCGACGACACCGCGCTGATCAAGGCGATCGACGCCGGCCAGTGCGACGTCGGTATCGTCAACAGCTACTACTTCGTTCGCCTGCACAAGCAGCAGCCGGACATCAAGGCCAAGCTGTTCTGGCCGAACCAGGATGGTCGCGGCGTGCACGTCAACCTGTCCGGGGCCGGTGTGACCAAGCATGCGCCCCATCCTGAGGCCGCGCAGAAGCTGCTGGAGTGGATGACCACCGAGGAAGCCCAGAGCATGTTCGCCCGCCTGAATCAGGAATTCCCGGCCAACCCGAAAATCGCCCCGTCCGAGGAAGTCGCTGCCTGGGGTAGCTTCAAGGCCGACAGCGTGCCGGTGGAAGTGGCCGGCAAGCGCCAGGCCGAGGCCACCATGCTGATGGATCGCGCCGGCTGGAACTGA
- a CDS encoding 2-octaprenyl-3-methyl-6-methoxy-1,4-benzoquinol hydroxylase, with protein MDADLIIVGAGMVGSALALALQDTGLEILLVDGGPLSVVPFDRAAPFEPRVSALSAASQRVLERLGVWPGVTARRTSAYGEMQVWDGAGTGHIHFSAASVHAETLGHIVENRVVQDALLERLHDSRVGLLANARLERLRRSGDGWLLKLEDGRELRAPLLVAADGANSAVRRLAGCATREWDYLHHAIVTSVRCAEPHQATAWQRFTDDGPLAFLPLDAGPDEHWCSIVWSCVPAEAERLMNLPDEAFCGALGKAFEQRLGAVLHADRRLCIPLRQRHAKRYVEDGLVLIGDAAHSIHPLAGQGVNLGFLDVAVLAEVLQRAQARGERLVDERVLSRYERRRMPHNLAMMAAMEGFERLFQADPLPLRWLRNAGLNWVDGQPEAKALFVRQALGLSGDLPELARP; from the coding sequence ATGGATGCGGATCTGATCATCGTCGGCGCCGGTATGGTCGGCAGCGCGCTGGCGCTGGCGCTGCAGGACACGGGGCTGGAGATTCTGCTGGTCGATGGCGGGCCGCTCAGCGTGGTGCCCTTCGACCGCGCTGCGCCCTTCGAGCCGCGGGTCAGTGCGCTCTCTGCGGCCAGCCAGCGGGTGCTCGAGCGTCTCGGCGTATGGCCGGGCGTCACCGCCCGGCGCACCAGCGCCTATGGCGAGATGCAGGTGTGGGACGGTGCCGGCACCGGCCATATCCACTTCAGCGCGGCCAGCGTGCATGCCGAGACCCTCGGCCATATCGTCGAGAACCGGGTGGTGCAGGATGCCCTGCTCGAGCGCCTGCACGACAGCCGGGTCGGCCTGCTGGCCAACGCGCGCCTGGAGCGCCTGCGCCGCTCCGGCGACGGCTGGCTGCTGAAGCTGGAGGACGGTCGCGAGTTGCGCGCGCCCCTGCTGGTGGCGGCCGACGGCGCCAATTCGGCGGTGCGCCGCCTGGCCGGCTGCGCCACCCGTGAATGGGATTACCTGCACCACGCCATCGTCACCAGCGTGCGCTGCGCCGAACCGCACCAGGCCACGGCCTGGCAGCGCTTCACCGATGACGGTCCGCTGGCCTTCCTGCCGCTGGACGCGGGGCCCGACGAGCACTGGTGCTCCATCGTCTGGTCCTGTGTGCCGGCCGAGGCCGAGCGGCTGATGAACCTGCCGGACGAGGCCTTCTGCGGGGCGCTGGGCAAGGCCTTCGAGCAGCGCCTGGGCGCGGTGCTGCACGCCGATCGCCGCCTGTGCATCCCGCTGCGCCAGCGCCACGCCAAGCGCTATGTGGAGGACGGCCTGGTGCTGATCGGCGACGCCGCCCACAGCATCCATCCGCTGGCCGGGCAGGGGGTCAACCTGGGCTTCCTCGATGTCGCGGTGCTCGCCGAGGTGCTGCAGCGCGCCCAGGCGCGCGGCGAGAGGCTGGTCGATGAGCGGGTGCTGAGCCGCTACGAGCGCCGCCGCATGCCCCACAACCTGGCGATGATGGCGGCGATGGAGGGCTTCGAGCGCCTGTTCCAGGCCGACCCGTTGCCGTTGCGCTGGCTGCGCAATGCCGGCCTCAACTGGGTCGACGGCCAGCCGGAGGCCAAGGCGCTGTTCGTGCGCCAGGCCCTGGGGCTGTCCGGCGACCTGCCCGAGCTGGCTCGCCCCTGA
- the ubiH gene encoding 2-octaprenyl-6-methoxyphenyl hydroxylase codes for MQRANLAIIGGGLVGASLALALQGAAKARGWTICLIEAFTPGDGYQPSYDARSTALSYGSQQIYQRLGIWQQVARRAEPIQQIHVSDRGRFAAARLSALEEGVPALGYVVENAWLGQCLWQALDAEVVSWRSPAQVTRLDALPGGYRLTLDDESTLECELAVLAEGGRSGLREQLGIGVSHRPYGQSALIANLSPQEAHRGQAFERFTEDGPMALLPLPDNRCALIWTRAEADAERLLRLDEAGFRDELQQAFGYRLGAIRQIGARHLYPLALVEAQEQVRPHLVVLGNAAHSLHPIAGQGYNLSLRDTQALAEALLASPARLGDFAVLQGYLQRQQGDQQLTLGFSDRVTRLFSNGEPLLAAGRNLGLLGLDLLPPAKRWFARQAMGLGTRAPS; via the coding sequence ATGCAGCGCGCCAACCTCGCGATCATCGGCGGTGGCCTGGTCGGCGCCAGCCTGGCGCTGGCCCTGCAGGGCGCGGCCAAGGCGCGCGGTTGGACGATCTGTCTGATCGAGGCCTTCACCCCGGGCGACGGCTACCAGCCCAGCTACGACGCGCGCTCCACCGCGCTGTCCTATGGCTCGCAGCAGATCTACCAGCGCCTGGGCATCTGGCAACAGGTGGCCCGGCGCGCCGAGCCGATCCAGCAGATCCACGTCTCCGACCGCGGGCGTTTCGCCGCGGCGCGCCTCAGCGCCCTGGAGGAGGGCGTGCCGGCGCTCGGCTATGTGGTGGAGAATGCCTGGCTGGGCCAGTGCCTGTGGCAGGCCCTGGATGCCGAGGTGGTCAGCTGGCGCAGCCCGGCCCAGGTGACGCGCCTCGACGCGCTGCCGGGCGGCTACCGGCTGACCCTGGACGACGAGTCCACCCTGGAGTGCGAGCTGGCGGTGCTCGCCGAGGGCGGTCGTTCGGGGTTGCGCGAGCAGCTCGGCATCGGTGTCAGCCATCGGCCCTACGGCCAGAGTGCGCTGATCGCCAACCTCAGTCCGCAGGAGGCGCACCGCGGCCAGGCCTTCGAGCGCTTCACCGAGGACGGGCCCATGGCCCTGCTGCCGCTGCCGGACAACCGCTGCGCGCTGATCTGGACCCGCGCCGAGGCCGATGCCGAGCGCCTGCTGCGCCTTGACGAGGCCGGCTTTCGCGACGAGCTGCAGCAGGCCTTCGGCTATCGCCTCGGGGCCATTCGCCAGATCGGCGCCCGCCACCTCTACCCGCTGGCGCTGGTCGAGGCCCAGGAACAGGTGCGCCCGCACCTGGTGGTGCTCGGCAACGCCGCACACAGCCTGCATCCCATCGCCGGCCAGGGTTACAACCTGTCGCTGCGCGACACCCAGGCGCTGGCCGAGGCGCTGCTGGCCAGTCCTGCACGGCTCGGCGACTTCGCCGTGCTGCAGGGCTATCTGCAGCGCCAGCAGGGCGATCAGCAGCTGACCCTGGGCTTCTCCGACCGGGTCACCCGCCTGTTCAGCAACGGCGAGCCCCTGCTCGCCGCCGGGCGCAACCTCGGTCTGCTCGGCCTCGACCTGCTGCCGCCGGCCAAGCGCTGGTTCGCCCGCCAGGCCATGGGGCTGGGCACTCGCGCGCCATCTTGA
- the pepP gene encoding Xaa-Pro aminopeptidase, with amino-acid sequence MTSIPKSEYARRRKALMAQMEPNSIAILPAAPVYIRNRDVEHVYRQDSDFQYLSGFPEPEAVIALIPGREHGEYVLFCRERDPERELWDGLRAGQDGAISQYGADDAFPIGDIDDILPGLIEGRERVYYAMGTNQEFDRHLMEWINVIRSKARQGAQPPNEFVALDHLLHDMRLYKSAAEVKVMREAAQISARAHIRAMQASRAGLHEFHLEAELDYEFRKGGAKMPAYGSIVAAGKNACILHYRENDAPLKDGDLVLIDAGCEIDCYASDITRCFPVNGRFSPEQKAIYELVLAANEEAFKHIAPGKHWNEAHEATVRVITAGLVELGLLQGEVDELIASEAYKPFYMHRAGHWLGMDVHDVGDYKVGGVWRELEVGMAMTVEPGIYIAVDNPHVAKKWRGIGVRIEDDVVVTKDGCEVLTTDVPKTVAEIEALMAAARREVA; translated from the coding sequence ATGACCAGCATCCCCAAGTCGGAATACGCCCGTCGGCGCAAGGCGCTGATGGCGCAGATGGAACCCAACAGCATCGCCATCCTGCCGGCCGCGCCGGTGTACATCCGTAACCGCGACGTCGAGCACGTCTACCGCCAGGACAGCGACTTCCAGTACCTCTCCGGCTTTCCCGAGCCGGAGGCGGTGATCGCCCTGATCCCCGGCCGCGAGCACGGCGAATACGTGCTGTTCTGCCGCGAGCGCGACCCGGAACGGGAGCTCTGGGACGGTCTGCGCGCCGGCCAGGACGGCGCCATCAGCCAGTACGGCGCCGACGACGCCTTTCCCATCGGCGATATCGACGACATCCTGCCCGGCCTGATCGAGGGCCGCGAGCGGGTCTACTACGCCATGGGCACCAACCAGGAATTCGACCGCCACCTGATGGAGTGGATCAACGTGATCCGCTCCAAGGCCCGTCAGGGCGCCCAGCCGCCGAACGAGTTCGTCGCCCTCGACCACCTGCTGCACGACATGCGTCTGTACAAGAGCGCAGCCGAGGTCAAGGTGATGCGCGAGGCCGCGCAGATCTCCGCGCGCGCCCACATCCGCGCCATGCAGGCCAGTCGGGCCGGGCTGCACGAGTTCCACCTGGAAGCGGAGCTGGACTACGAGTTCCGCAAGGGCGGGGCGAAGATGCCGGCCTACGGTTCGATCGTCGCCGCCGGCAAGAACGCCTGCATCCTGCATTACCGCGAGAACGACGCGCCGCTCAAGGATGGCGACCTGGTGCTGATCGACGCGGGCTGCGAGATCGACTGCTACGCCAGCGACATCACCCGCTGTTTTCCGGTCAATGGCCGATTCTCGCCCGAGCAGAAGGCCATCTACGAGCTGGTGCTGGCCGCCAATGAAGAGGCGTTCAAGCATATCGCCCCTGGCAAGCACTGGAACGAGGCCCATGAAGCCACGGTGCGGGTGATCACCGCCGGCCTGGTCGAGCTCGGCCTGCTGCAGGGCGAGGTCGATGAACTGATCGCCAGCGAGGCCTACAAACCGTTCTACATGCACCGCGCCGGCCACTGGTTGGGCATGGACGTGCACGATGTTGGCGACTACAAGGTCGGCGGTGTCTGGCGCGAGCTGGAGGTCGGCATGGCCATGACGGTCGAGCCGGGCATCTACATCGCCGTGGACAACCCGCATGTCGCGAAGAAATGGCGCGGCATCGGCGTGCGCATCGAGGACGACGTGGTGGTGACCAAGGACGGCTGCGAGGTCCTCACCACCGACGTGCCGAAGACCGTCGCCGAGATCGAGGCGCTGATGGCCGCGGCGCGCCGCGAGGTCGCCTGA
- a CDS encoding YecA/YgfB family protein, whose amino-acid sequence MPTSSSAYSAFAALLASSANPVSPAELHGLLLGRSCAGAGFEVAPWLADAAELLGGAPEDTVRQALIGLQEMVKGELTGEEVTVVLLLPSDEAPLTERAQALGQWCQGFLGGFGLTAGDRALSAESMEVLQDLSAIAQVQNALDESEDGENDYMEVMEYLRVAPLLLFSECAKPVAAAKPSLH is encoded by the coding sequence ATGCCGACTTCCAGTTCCGCCTATTCCGCCTTCGCCGCGTTGCTCGCCAGCAGCGCCAATCCCGTTTCCCCCGCCGAGTTGCACGGCTTGCTGCTGGGTCGCAGCTGCGCCGGCGCCGGCTTCGAGGTGGCCCCCTGGCTGGCGGATGCCGCCGAGCTGCTCGGCGGCGCCCCCGAGGACACGGTGCGCCAGGCACTGATCGGTCTGCAGGAGATGGTCAAGGGCGAGCTGACCGGCGAAGAGGTCACCGTGGTGCTGTTGCTGCCCTCTGACGAGGCGCCGCTCACCGAGCGTGCTCAGGCCCTGGGCCAGTGGTGCCAGGGCTTCCTTGGCGGCTTCGGCCTGACCGCCGGCGACCGTGCCCTGAGCGCAGAGTCGATGGAGGTGTTGCAGGACCTGTCGGCCATCGCCCAGGTGCAGAACGCCCTGGACGAGTCGGAAGACGGCGAAAACGACTATATGGAAGTGATGGAATACCTGCGCGTCGCCCCGCTGCTGTTGTTCAGCGAATGCGCCAAGCCGGTGGCGGCCGCCAAGCCGTCACTGCACTGA
- a CDS encoding TIGR02449 family protein codes for MEDADLHALTTKLDLLIQRVEQLKAHNRLLLANEKAWREERAHLIEKNEMARHKVESMISRLKALEQDS; via the coding sequence ATGGAAGACGCCGATCTGCACGCCCTTACGACCAAGCTGGACCTGCTGATCCAGCGCGTCGAGCAGCTCAAGGCCCACAACCGACTTCTCCTGGCGAATGAAAAGGCCTGGCGCGAGGAACGCGCCCATCTGATCGAAAAGAACGAAATGGCCCGGCACAAGGTCGAATCGATGATTTCGCGCCTCAAAGCCCTGGAGCAGGACTCATGA
- a CDS encoding cell division protein ZapA → MTQSNTVTVHILDKEYCIACPPDERANLESAARYLDGKMREIRSSGKVIGADRVAVMAALNISHELLHKEQHLAQHTSATRDQVRSLLERVDGALNNEVDGHNG, encoded by the coding sequence ATGACCCAGTCGAATACCGTCACCGTCCATATCCTGGACAAAGAATATTGCATCGCCTGTCCGCCGGACGAACGCGCCAACCTGGAGAGCGCCGCCCGCTACCTGGACGGCAAGATGCGCGAGATCCGCTCGAGCGGCAAGGTCATCGGCGCCGACCGCGTGGCGGTGATGGCCGCCCTGAACATTTCCCACGAATTGCTGCACAAGGAGCAGCACCTGGCGCAGCACACCAGTGCCACCCGCGACCAGGTGCGCAGCCTGCTCGAGCGGGTCGATGGCGCCCTGAACAACGAAGTCGATGGCCACAATGGCTGA
- a CDS encoding 5-formyltetrahydrofolate cyclo-ligase gives MIETTDLSRPQLRRLLRQARRRLSPQAQRRAAQGLYRQLAQHPVFRRAKHIALYLPSDGEIDPRPLLRAAQRRGKATYLPVLSPWPCTKMVFQRVRADEKMTPNRFRIPEPRRNRAQQRKVWALDLILMPLVGFDRHGGRLGMGGGFYDRSLAYRGRRKNWHKPTLLGLAHECQQVERLALASWDVPLTATVTDKGWY, from the coding sequence ATGATCGAAACCACCGACCTGTCCCGCCCGCAACTGCGCCGCCTGTTGCGCCAGGCCCGTCGCCGACTCAGCCCACAGGCGCAGCGTCGCGCCGCTCAGGGCCTGTACCGCCAACTGGCGCAGCACCCCGTGTTCCGCCGCGCCAAACACATCGCCCTGTACTTGCCCAGCGATGGCGAAATCGACCCCAGACCGCTATTGCGCGCCGCCCAGCGGCGGGGCAAGGCGACCTACCTGCCGGTACTCAGCCCCTGGCCGTGCACCAAGATGGTGTTTCAGCGGGTGCGCGCCGACGAGAAGATGACCCCGAACCGCTTCCGCATTCCCGAGCCCAGGCGCAATCGCGCGCAGCAACGCAAGGTCTGGGCGCTGGACCTGATCCTCATGCCGCTGGTCGGCTTCGATCGCCATGGCGGCCGGCTCGGCATGGGCGGCGGCTTCTACGACCGCAGCCTGGCCTACCGCGGCCGGCGCAAAAATTGGCACAAGCCGACGCTCTTGGGCCTGGCCCATGAGTGTCAGCAAGTGGAACGGCTGGCGCTGGCCAGTTGGGATGTGCCGCTCACGGCGACGGTAACGGACAAGGGCTGGTACTGA
- a CDS encoding EVE domain-containing protein — translation MPYWLMKSEPDELSIFDLQRLGETRWDGVRNYQARNFLRQMQAGDSFFFYHSSCPEPGIAGIARISRPAYADPTALDPQSHYFDAKASAEKNPWSAVDVSFVEAFARVIPLAELKQQSALLELPLVQRGSRLSVMPVSAEHWSAILALR, via the coding sequence ATGCCTTATTGGCTGATGAAATCCGAACCGGATGAATTATCCATCTTCGACCTGCAGCGCCTCGGTGAAACCCGCTGGGATGGCGTGCGCAACTACCAGGCGCGCAACTTCCTGCGACAGATGCAGGCGGGGGACTCGTTCTTCTTCTATCACTCCAGTTGCCCGGAACCCGGCATCGCCGGCATCGCCCGCATCAGCCGTCCGGCCTATGCCGACCCGACGGCGCTGGATCCCCAGAGCCACTACTTCGATGCCAAGGCCAGCGCCGAAAAGAACCCCTGGAGCGCCGTCGACGTCAGCTTCGTCGAGGCATTCGCCCGGGTCATCCCGCTGGCCGAGCTGAAGCAGCAGAGCGCCCTTCTGGAGCTGCCCCTGGTGCAGCGTGGCAGCCGCCTGTCGGTGATGCCGGTCAGCGCCGAACACTGGTCGGCGATCCTCGCCCTGCGCTAG
- a CDS encoding flagellar basal body-associated FliL family protein, which yields MKVLIAALLALSLPLSALAEEEEKAAAPQVIYHNLFPALVGNFGSGPKLKFYKADVALRVSGPEAVAKVKHHEPLIRNQLVMLFAQQTEEALSAPDAKEVLRQEALKQVQQVLSLEEGQPVVEDLLFNNLILQR from the coding sequence GTGAAAGTCCTTATCGCTGCACTGCTCGCCCTGTCGCTGCCCCTGTCGGCCCTGGCCGAAGAGGAGGAAAAGGCCGCCGCGCCGCAGGTGATCTACCACAATCTGTTCCCGGCGCTGGTCGGCAATTTCGGCAGCGGGCCGAAGCTGAAATTCTACAAGGCCGATGTCGCCCTGCGGGTCAGCGGGCCCGAGGCCGTGGCCAAGGTGAAGCATCACGAGCCGCTGATCCGCAATCAGCTGGTGATGCTGTTCGCCCAGCAGACCGAGGAAGCATTGAGCGCGCCGGACGCCAAGGAGGTCCTGCGCCAGGAGGCGTTGAAGCAGGTGCAGCAGGTGCTGAGCCTGGAGGAGGGCCAGCCGGTGGTCGAGGATCTGCTGTTCAACAACCTTATCCTGCAGCGCTGA